The sequence below is a genomic window from Microbacterium abyssi.
TCAGCGGCGGCAGCGTGCTCGCTGCGATGTGGGCATATGGCCCGAGCGACTTCGACGCGTTCGATCTCAACGTTCGTCGGCTTCTTCGAAAGGGTCTGCAGGCGGAGCTCGCGCGTCGCGCGTTCAACCCGGCGGCCGTGGCACGTTCAACCGCAGCCGCCGTGGAAGGTGCGTGGCTCGGAAGGCCTCGGGCCTTCTCTCGGACGGAGGCCCTGGCAAGGGCGCTGCGCGGACGAGGGCTCGACGTTGCGATGGACGCGGTGAACCGCACCGACCTCGACACCGTCATCACGGCGACCGACTTGAGTCGCGGACATGCGGTACGGTTCGGCAGCAAGGCGAGTTCGAGCTGGTCGTTGGGACGCATCACAGACGACGTCACGGTGGCGGATGCCGTGGCCGCATCTGCCGCATTCCCCTTGCTGCTGCCGGCCCTGGTGCGACGCTACGAGTTCGAGGACCGTAATGGTGCGAAGACTCGGACGAAGCTCGCCCTCACTGACGGAGGCGTCTACGACAACCTTGGAGTGACGCCGCTGCTGCCCGGCCGCTCGGCGGATCACACCGCTCACGTGTACGACCTCGACACTGTCATCGTCGTCGACTCCGGACGCGGACAGTACCGTCGTACACCAGCCAGCCACCTCCCGCGCCGTGCGGCCCAGACTTTTGGTATTGCCCACGGTCGGGCGCAAGACGGGACGCGTAGCCGACTCCACCAGCACGCCGCCGACCTCGACGGCATGTTGCACATCTATCTGGGCACCCACGACCGGAAGCTGCCGCCCATCGCTGACCTGGTCCCGCGAGACACAATCGCGCATTACCCGACCAACTTCGCGAAGATGCCCGGGGACAAGCTCGAGGCGCTCTCGGTGCGAGCGGAGCAAGTAACGAGGACCCTCGCGGCAGAGTATCTGCGCTGACTCCGAGCGGCGTCACAGTGAACTTGGTACCGCAGACTCTGAGATGGCGATGGGGGACTGTCGCACGGATAGGTGACAGCTCGTAGTCGCGTCGCCAGTGCGACGGTCGTGTTCTGATGATTTAACTCGATTGGCGTCAACGGGCGAGGCAGCCTGGCGTCAATGGGAGGTCCGTTCGATCCAGGTCGCTATCGCGATCCGCAGTTGCTCGCGGGTGGTGCAAGAGGGGCGGTCGAGGATGTTCTTCTCCAGGCGAGCGAAGAACGATTCCGTGGCCGCGTTCTCCTTGCTGGAACCGACTCTGCCCGTGCTCCGGACCATGCGGTGACGGGTCAGCTCGCGGAGATACTTTCGGCTTCCGAATTGAGATCCTTTCTCGCGGTGGACGATGCATCCGGCGACGTCACCGCGCATCGCGGCGGCGTTTTCGTGCGCCCGTATACGGATCGGCTCTGCGCCGGTGTCGTCCGTCGCGGCTAACCTGCTCCTATGACTTGGGAGCAGTTCTGGGCGTCGGTTTTCCCTGCCTACCTCGGCGCCATCGGTTCGATCTCGGCAAGCGCCGTGGCCGTCGTCGCCTTCATACGCGAGATTCGGACTCGCAAGGGATTGACGGAGGTTGCTCAATCAACGACCGAGACCGTCACAATCTCGACTTCGCCACAGTCGGTCACGCCGCTAAGGACACCGGTCGGCGGAACTGAGCCGCTTGAATTAGTCACTCATGGTCGGCAGACGGTCGTGCGCAATCTCACTCAGCTGCCCGTGGAGATCATCGACATCCGCGTACCCTCAGGTGGTAAAGCGCTCACGCTCCGCAGCGCGTTTCCAGGGACGGTCGAACCCGGAGAAGGATTCGGCTTTATTGTCCACGACCTTCTTGGAGGTCCCGCAATCGCCGCACTCCTCGTCGAGTGGCGGGCGCCCGACGGAGCAACGCGCCTGAGTAAGTTCTTCATTTAGTGGCTACGCCCGGGCTCTCGCCCGATCCCTGAACGCCTGTGGTACGCATAGGGATCGCGCTGTGGCGCCGACTCCTGGGCGTCAGGCAGCACCCTCGTGGCGCGGCTACCTGGCGTCGACACCGAAGGCGCGCAGCAACGGCACGCGGGGAATCATCCGGCGCGACCCGAGCTGGACCGTGGGGA
It includes:
- a CDS encoding patatin-like phospholipase family protein → MTASSRKIGLALSGGGFRAMAFGLGAMRALHDQDLLSSVRVVSGISGGSVLAAMWAYGPSDFDAFDLNVRRLLRKGLQAELARRAFNPAAVARSTAAAVEGAWLGRPRAFSRTEALARALRGRGLDVAMDAVNRTDLDTVITATDLSRGHAVRFGSKASSSWSLGRITDDVTVADAVAASAAFPLLLPALVRRYEFEDRNGAKTRTKLALTDGGVYDNLGVTPLLPGRSADHTAHVYDLDTVIVVDSGRGQYRRTPASHLPRRAAQTFGIAHGRAQDGTRSRLHQHAADLDGMLHIYLGTHDRKLPPIADLVPRDTIAHYPTNFAKMPGDKLEALSVRAEQVTRTLAAEYLR